A genome region from Psychrobacter jeotgali includes the following:
- a CDS encoding TerD family protein yields MPTSQPLSLLSDNLKALGLTSDTLFFALNFDFTPPDPEPKKKNKFKRLKQNQGAIDIDIACALYDDNCNITDLVWFKKLRDKVECVRHQGDSLNGKDRGHEAMYNAPLDQEQIRIYLDKIPAHINQIGLLASSYYEQAFGKVHAGEIHLSDDEGNRAFEVNLKQLPRDCNAIWVASLQREVDDWHLTVQNLPLSETDLQKAAQQVAHELARALPVPATARS; encoded by the coding sequence ATGCCAACCTCACAACCTTTGTCACTGCTATCAGACAATTTGAAGGCGCTTGGACTAACTTCAGACACTTTATTTTTTGCCTTAAATTTTGATTTCACCCCGCCTGATCCTGAGCCTAAAAAGAAAAATAAGTTCAAACGTTTAAAGCAGAATCAAGGCGCAATCGATATCGATATTGCTTGTGCACTCTATGATGATAACTGTAATATCACAGACCTAGTATGGTTTAAAAAACTGCGGGACAAAGTGGAATGCGTACGTCATCAAGGCGATAGCCTAAATGGCAAGGATCGTGGTCACGAAGCTATGTATAATGCGCCGCTCGATCAAGAACAAATCCGCATTTATTTGGATAAAATCCCTGCCCATATCAATCAAATCGGCTTATTAGCGAGCTCATACTATGAACAAGCCTTTGGAAAAGTACACGCCGGTGAGATTCATCTTAGTGATGACGAGGGTAATCGAGCATTCGAGGTTAATTTAAAGCAGCTACCCCGTGATTGTAATGCTATTTGGGTCGCCAGTTTACAGCGTGAAGTTGATGATTGGCATTTAACGGTACAGAACTTGCCTTTATCAGAAACTGACTTACAAAAAGCCGCTCAACAAGTGGCTCATGAGCTCGCCCGTGCGCTGCCTGTCCCCGCCACTGCACGTAGCTAG
- a CDS encoding ion transporter: MLFQSIRRLRRFVYNILQNDEHDTLFSRYVDYFLIFLILANVTAVIAESVDQLYYPYQQYFTWFENFSIVIFSIEYLLRLWSVAEAKPDNTTWRQRWDWLRSPSAMIDLVAIAPAFLNFFVSIDLRFLRILRLFRILKLTRYFASMRILLVVISKERGSFQAVIFILLIMIVTASSGIYLVENHAQPEEFESIPKAMWWAVVTLTTVGYGDVTPITNAGKILGAVITILGVGLAALPAGILATGLANELAQRREELEQHFREQLVNGDFDLVQNQVLIDKIRRELGLDKEQSQNIVLQVLREQELERREKEVRKKNFCPHCGEPLD; encoded by the coding sequence ATGCTATTCCAATCTATACGGCGCTTACGTCGTTTTGTCTATAATATTTTACAAAACGATGAGCATGATACCCTTTTTAGTCGTTACGTTGACTATTTTCTCATTTTTCTAATTTTGGCTAACGTAACGGCAGTAATTGCCGAATCAGTAGACCAGTTGTATTACCCTTATCAGCAGTATTTTACTTGGTTTGAAAACTTCTCTATCGTCATATTTTCTATTGAGTATCTACTGCGCTTGTGGAGTGTTGCCGAAGCTAAGCCTGATAATACCACCTGGCGGCAACGTTGGGACTGGCTCAGAAGTCCTTCAGCTATGATTGATCTAGTAGCGATTGCACCGGCGTTTCTGAACTTCTTTGTCAGTATAGATCTACGTTTCTTACGTATCTTACGTTTGTTTAGAATCCTTAAACTTACTCGCTACTTTGCATCAATGCGCATTCTTTTGGTGGTCATCAGTAAAGAGCGTGGCTCATTCCAAGCGGTTATCTTTATTTTGCTTATCATGATTGTGACTGCCTCCAGTGGTATCTATTTAGTTGAGAATCATGCCCAACCTGAAGAATTTGAGTCGATACCCAAAGCCATGTGGTGGGCGGTGGTAACTTTGACCACAGTGGGTTACGGTGATGTAACGCCCATCACTAATGCGGGTAAAATACTAGGCGCGGTCATTACGATATTGGGTGTAGGTCTAGCAGCACTGCCAGCAGGTATTTTGGCAACGGGTCTGGCAAATGAGCTTGCTCAGCGCCGTGAAGAGCTTGAGCAGCACTTTCGGGAACAACTGGTAAATGGGGATTTTGATCTGGTACAAAACCAAGTTCTAATTGATAAGATTCGTCGTGAGCTTGGACTTGATAAAGAGCAGTCGCAGAATATTGTACTGCAAGTTTTACGTGAGCAAGAGCTTGAGCGCCGCGAAAAAGAAGTGCGCAAAAAGAATTTTTGTCCCCATTGCGGAGAGCCATTAGATTAA
- a CDS encoding 2-oxo acid dehydrogenase subunit E2, whose product MDIKAPDLGVDSAEVSEIMVQVGDVIAKDDNIVLLESDKASVEVPSSAAGKITKINIAVGDQVSEGTVLIEIDSDAADTNNDDTNSDSDEASTEKAEADNKQSEQKAAKEEETQSKSNSTSAKAASGKATTHALPDLGVDEAQVAEVMVSVGDTVSADQSILLIESDKASVEVPAPEAGKIEKILVEAGDMVANGQDFVVIIGDSGSQVDEVETTAAPVSDSSKDKKTATQVQTTGEPKQAAKQSTTTNNQDDKLSEAQVNEKLTEVYAGPAVRKLARQLGIDITQVNGSALNDRILKEDLFAHVKSRLSSQQAAPASANVGSGLPALPDMSNVELWGETEVQDLSRLQKVSIPQLNLNTYLPQVTQFDISDITETEKLRGELKGGMKAEGIGLTILAFIVKATAYALTQYPRFNSHLNDDNSQIILRKTVNMGIAVATDDGLIVPVIKNAQDKGIKQIAIEIGELAVKARDKKLGTKDLQGASFTISSQGNLGGTAFTPLVNWPQVGILGASEATMQPRWNKDKQTFEPRLMLPLSLSYDHRVINGADAAVFTRYVASLLADPRHILL is encoded by the coding sequence ATGGACATTAAAGCCCCCGACTTAGGTGTTGATAGCGCCGAAGTCAGTGAGATAATGGTGCAAGTCGGTGATGTCATTGCTAAAGACGATAACATTGTATTATTAGAGTCTGATAAAGCTTCAGTCGAAGTACCGAGCTCAGCCGCTGGCAAGATTACGAAGATTAATATTGCTGTTGGTGATCAAGTCAGTGAAGGCACGGTACTCATTGAGATTGATAGTGATGCAGCTGATACCAATAATGATGATACCAATTCAGACTCGGATGAAGCTTCTACTGAGAAGGCTGAAGCTGATAATAAGCAGTCTGAGCAAAAAGCAGCTAAGGAAGAAGAGACACAATCTAAGTCTAACTCAACATCAGCTAAAGCGGCATCAGGTAAAGCAACTACCCATGCCCTACCAGATTTAGGGGTTGATGAAGCCCAAGTGGCTGAGGTTATGGTAAGTGTGGGCGATACAGTGAGCGCCGATCAATCGATTCTATTGATTGAGTCGGATAAAGCGTCTGTTGAAGTCCCTGCGCCTGAAGCGGGCAAGATTGAAAAAATCTTGGTCGAAGCAGGTGATATGGTCGCTAATGGTCAAGATTTTGTGGTGATCATCGGTGATAGTGGCTCTCAAGTCGATGAAGTAGAAACTACGGCAGCGCCAGTTTCAGACAGTTCGAAAGATAAAAAAACAGCAACGCAAGTGCAAACTACAGGGGAGCCCAAGCAAGCGGCCAAACAGTCTACTACTACCAATAATCAGGACGATAAACTGTCTGAAGCACAAGTTAATGAAAAACTAACTGAGGTTTACGCCGGTCCTGCAGTACGTAAACTGGCTCGTCAGCTGGGGATAGATATCACCCAAGTAAACGGTTCAGCACTCAATGATCGTATCCTAAAAGAGGATTTATTTGCTCATGTTAAGAGCCGCTTAAGCTCGCAGCAAGCCGCTCCTGCCAGCGCTAATGTAGGTTCGGGCCTGCCGGCGTTACCAGATATGAGCAATGTTGAGCTTTGGGGTGAGACCGAAGTACAAGATTTAAGTCGTCTACAAAAAGTTTCGATTCCGCAGCTCAACTTAAATACTTATCTGCCGCAAGTGACCCAGTTTGATATATCAGACATTACTGAAACTGAAAAGCTACGCGGTGAGCTCAAAGGCGGTATGAAGGCAGAAGGTATTGGTTTGACTATTTTGGCCTTTATCGTAAAAGCAACGGCTTATGCCTTGACTCAATATCCGAGATTTAATAGTCATCTAAATGATGATAATAGCCAAATTATCTTACGTAAAACCGTCAATATGGGCATCGCCGTTGCTACCGATGACGGCTTAATCGTCCCTGTGATCAAAAATGCGCAAGATAAAGGTATTAAGCAAATCGCTATTGAGATTGGTGAGCTGGCCGTAAAAGCACGTGATAAAAAGCTCGGCACCAAGGATTTACAAGGGGCAAGCTTTACTATCTCCAGCCAAGGTAACTTGGGCGGCACCGCATTTACACCACTAGTAAACTGGCCACAAGTCGGTATATTAGGGGCGTCTGAAGCGACAATGCAGCCGCGCTGGAATAAAGATAAGCAAACCTTTGAGCCTCGTCTGATGCTACCGCTATCATTATCTTATGATCACCGTGTAATCAACGGTGCGGATGCGGCCGTATTTACTCGTTATGTAGCAAGCTTGCTAGCGGATCCACGTCATATTCTGCTTTAA
- a CDS encoding ParA family protein, with product MEIIAIANQKGGVGKTTTAVNLTASLAAKRKHVLLIDLDPQGNATTGTGLDKNDLSLTIADVLLDGVLLSDAMVNSPAGFDVIGANRELAGMDITLMGQTDSHEILKKAITQLVADQAAEQQQPYDYIVMDCAPSLNLLTINALVATEGVIIPMQCEYYALEGLADLSQTIERLTELNDKLYIRGVVRTLFDARNTLAKDVSAELDAHFGDIMYKTHIPRNIRLAEAPAHGLPVLAYERWSKGARAYQKLAAEVIKQSR from the coding sequence ATGGAAATCATAGCGATTGCGAATCAAAAAGGCGGCGTTGGGAAAACCACAACGGCGGTAAACTTGACCGCCAGTTTGGCCGCTAAGCGCAAGCATGTTCTGCTGATTGATTTAGACCCGCAAGGTAATGCTACCACTGGGACTGGCCTTGATAAAAATGATTTAAGTTTAACCATAGCCGACGTACTACTCGACGGGGTTTTGCTGTCGGATGCTATGGTCAATAGTCCTGCAGGATTTGATGTTATTGGGGCCAATCGCGAGCTGGCAGGTATGGACATTACTTTAATGGGACAGACCGATAGTCATGAGATATTGAAGAAAGCGATAACCCAGCTAGTCGCCGATCAAGCAGCCGAGCAGCAACAGCCATATGATTATATCGTTATGGACTGTGCGCCTAGTTTGAATTTGTTAACCATTAATGCTTTAGTAGCGACTGAAGGTGTTATTATTCCCATGCAATGTGAGTATTACGCTTTGGAAGGATTGGCTGATTTGTCGCAGACTATTGAGCGTTTAACAGAGCTTAATGATAAGCTTTATATTCGGGGAGTCGTTAGGACTTTGTTCGATGCGCGTAACACTTTAGCTAAGGATGTATCCGCTGAGCTTGACGCTCACTTCGGTGATATTATGTATAAAACTCACATTCCAAGAAATATACGCTTGGCAGAAGCGCCGGCGCACGGTTTGCCAGTACTGGCTTATGAAAGATGGTCCAAAGGCGCACGAGCCTACCAAAAGTTAGCGGCTGAAGTTATCAAGCAAAGTCGTTAG
- a CDS encoding helix-turn-helix transcriptional regulator, with protein sequence MAASRHGAATTARQWQVLSQLQRNRWVGTTHIYEQLMLAGFDISLRTVQRDLNALAKRFPIEKNNANPQGWRWKEDAPLQSLPHMNLSQAVAFNMVEANLTQLLPPAILDELFPWFDLARRQLKNSKVTHSWIDRVRIEPATQPLIAPHIDLESKDNIYHALFYQLQIKACYTRSNKTEASEYILNPIAIIQRGVIIYLLATRIDDPEAIIRTFALHRFASVEILESSAQTPDDFQLDSYLDAGGMGFTHPLLSQLPDHGKNTAIELTFTKRAGKSLTESKLSEDQVVTINDEDDTLSVKATVNLTSQLVWWLRGFGNGLLDAKPTLLHQVVLNQPASDDSAPSKTK encoded by the coding sequence ATGGCTGCCAGTCGTCACGGGGCGGCGACTACAGCGCGGCAATGGCAAGTGCTGTCGCAACTACAACGCAATCGCTGGGTAGGAACCACTCATATCTATGAGCAGCTAATGTTAGCTGGCTTTGATATTAGCTTGCGTACGGTACAAAGAGATTTGAACGCTTTAGCCAAGCGCTTTCCTATCGAAAAGAATAATGCCAATCCGCAAGGTTGGCGCTGGAAGGAAGATGCGCCGCTACAAAGCTTACCGCACATGAATTTATCACAGGCCGTAGCGTTTAATATGGTCGAGGCCAACCTGACCCAGCTGCTACCCCCTGCTATTTTAGATGAGCTTTTCCCTTGGTTCGATTTGGCACGCCGGCAACTAAAAAACAGCAAAGTAACCCACTCTTGGATTGACCGAGTACGGATTGAGCCTGCCACGCAGCCCTTGATTGCGCCGCATATCGACTTGGAGAGCAAAGACAATATTTATCACGCGCTATTTTATCAATTGCAAATAAAAGCCTGTTATACCCGTAGCAATAAAACCGAAGCTAGCGAGTATATTTTAAATCCTATCGCTATCATTCAGCGCGGGGTAATTATTTACTTGCTGGCCACCCGCATCGACGATCCAGAAGCTATCATTCGCACCTTTGCTCTGCATCGTTTTGCTAGCGTTGAGATTCTTGAAAGTAGCGCTCAGACCCCTGATGACTTTCAGCTGGATAGCTATCTAGATGCTGGCGGTATGGGCTTTACTCATCCTTTATTGAGTCAGTTGCCCGATCATGGCAAAAACACCGCTATTGAGCTTACCTTTACTAAAAGAGCGGGCAAAAGCCTGACTGAGAGTAAACTTAGTGAAGATCAAGTGGTAACCATTAATGATGAGGATGATACGCTGAGCGTAAAAGCCACTGTAAATTTGACTTCGCAATTGGTTTGGTGGCTGCGAGGTTTTGGAAATGGCTTATTAGATGCCAAGCCCACACTACTCCATCAAGTGGTATTGAATCAGCCTGCCAGCGATGATTCTGCCCCCTCTAAAACCAAATAA
- a CDS encoding OmpW/AlkL family protein, translating to MKLQSLVLATAAALTMTSAIAVPAGTWTIGAGAHMVDPKSDNGTLSTPLGALKVDVDDDIRPTITGEYFIANNVGVELLAAIPFHHDITLKAADGSKVDAKTQHLPPTLSLQYHFDGYNMPMNVKPFVGVGLNYTTFFKERIGVSGAKLDIDDSFGVAGHIGVDIPFTPTESFRIDARYIDIDTDVELQTGGVSYDVGKVDISPWVYGVAFVKQF from the coding sequence ATGAAACTACAATCCCTAGTTTTAGCCACTGCCGCTGCACTTACTATGACCTCTGCTATCGCCGTTCCTGCAGGAACTTGGACTATCGGCGCCGGCGCCCACATGGTCGACCCTAAAAGCGATAACGGTACTTTGTCTACGCCTTTAGGTGCTCTTAAAGTCGATGTTGATGATGATATTCGCCCTACTATTACTGGTGAATATTTCATAGCTAATAACGTTGGTGTTGAACTGCTAGCAGCCATTCCATTTCATCACGACATCACCTTAAAAGCTGCTGATGGTAGCAAGGTTGATGCAAAAACTCAGCATTTACCACCTACTCTATCATTACAGTATCACTTTGATGGCTACAACATGCCAATGAATGTGAAACCGTTCGTTGGTGTTGGTTTAAACTATACTACTTTCTTTAAAGAAAGAATTGGTGTTAGCGGTGCAAAACTAGATATTGATGATAGTTTTGGAGTTGCTGGGCATATTGGTGTAGATATTCCATTCACGCCTACTGAGTCTTTCCGTATTGATGCCCGCTATATCGATATTGATACCGACGTTGAATTGCAAACAGGCGGTGTGTCTTATGATGTAGGTAAAGTTGATATCAGCCCTTGGGTTTATGGCGTTGCTTTTGTGAAGCAGTTCTAA
- a CDS encoding AAA family ATPase, whose product MREPKANPMTQDSTNFTATEFDLTAANTAELNEMTKPSKLKNEESSKSPHSVSPIFIETMQRCRIDAEQLKRYSQPDKLPTDTRTAPDLEVGFGQQRAIKALQTALDINASGYHVFAAGENGLGKRTIISRLLQRIAADAPTPDDWVYVHNFIDPRTPIALHLPAGQAQLLQQQVNELWQQAKKRLSQRFRSDHYQSKIEAIKNATHQQESHAYEALNTEGKQYDLALTFRSHDNKAVFVHPNQLPTNEPSEDTGERQNLAQSANENHKEKDKNNNENTNSKANIKSNQTSEDTERHNFTQKNYMQKRLNQLTIALEQLEDEANDAIESLHRDIAQRTLRPLFTPVYEQFSESAAVVDYLKSMLNDMVNHVERIVNADDEEFIAAILATTPSRYTVNIIVSHEPESGAPVIFEDLPTHLNLLGHVEQITQLGTVTTDVSMIRAGALHRANGGYLLLEASHLLEHPYAWQGLKRALQSRKIKLSSLEQMLTLTGSLSLAPAPIDLDVKVVLLGEADLYYELLELEPEFDAVFKIRADFHDDIIRNDAHELALVAKMADIIDYAHLYPFNNEAQAALLEHLSLQAEDQDRLSLHSDRLIKLLHESNRHARLKKQDIVDASHVAQAIADMDERSGYLRDLYWNELKTGQQLINTEGQAVGQVNALTVVSYADSEFGMPARLTAVIQPNTGTGDILDIERDVDLGGSLHAKGMLIMTSYLRALFSQHHALNFSASLAFEQSYAHIDGDSATVSEACALLSALADVPINQALAITGSMNQLGEVQAVGGINAKIAGFFDACREQQLTGEQGVVIPMANINQLMLRDDIIDAVEAGRFHVYGVSTLSEALTLMTGLPVDTLNEKKGKKAKKKGRYHKDSLFGKVLQRLMLWDDDQEAAEMMEDKKSKKKSKKKRKDKKHQ is encoded by the coding sequence ATGCGCGAACCAAAAGCCAATCCTATGACTCAAGATTCAACAAATTTTACTGCTACAGAATTCGATTTGACGGCTGCAAACACTGCCGAATTAAATGAAATGACAAAACCTTCAAAATTAAAAAACGAGGAGTCATCAAAAAGCCCTCACTCGGTATCTCCTATATTTATTGAAACCATGCAGCGCTGCCGTATAGATGCTGAGCAGCTCAAACGCTATAGCCAACCTGATAAGCTCCCTACTGATACTCGCACGGCTCCTGATTTGGAAGTAGGTTTTGGGCAACAACGGGCCATCAAAGCCCTACAGACTGCTTTAGATATTAATGCCAGTGGCTATCACGTATTTGCGGCAGGTGAAAATGGCTTGGGCAAACGTACTATAATTAGCCGTTTACTGCAACGTATCGCCGCTGATGCCCCTACTCCTGACGATTGGGTCTATGTGCATAATTTTATTGATCCAAGGACGCCTATCGCTTTACATTTACCCGCTGGGCAAGCGCAGCTACTGCAGCAACAGGTCAATGAACTATGGCAGCAAGCAAAAAAACGGCTTAGCCAACGCTTTCGTAGCGATCATTATCAGAGCAAAATTGAAGCTATAAAAAATGCCACTCATCAGCAAGAAAGCCATGCTTACGAGGCGTTAAATACCGAAGGCAAGCAATACGACTTAGCGCTCACTTTTCGCTCTCATGACAATAAAGCAGTATTTGTTCATCCCAACCAGTTGCCCACAAACGAGCCTTCCGAGGATACTGGAGAGAGACAAAACCTTGCTCAAAGCGCTAATGAAAATCATAAGGAAAAAGATAAAAACAATAACGAAAATACAAATTCAAAAGCAAACATAAAGTCAAATCAGACTTCTGAGGATACTGAGCGGCATAATTTTACTCAAAAAAACTATATGCAAAAGCGGCTTAATCAGCTGACTATTGCTTTGGAGCAATTAGAAGATGAGGCTAATGACGCCATCGAAAGCTTACATCGAGATATTGCGCAGCGCACATTGCGACCTCTATTCACCCCTGTTTATGAGCAATTTAGTGAAAGTGCTGCGGTTGTAGATTATCTAAAATCCATGCTTAACGATATGGTTAATCATGTTGAGCGTATCGTCAATGCTGACGATGAAGAGTTTATCGCTGCTATTTTAGCCACCACTCCTAGTCGCTACACAGTCAATATTATCGTCAGCCACGAGCCTGAGAGCGGCGCACCAGTGATTTTTGAAGACTTGCCTACTCATTTAAACTTATTGGGTCATGTTGAACAAATCACCCAACTGGGTACGGTGACCACCGATGTTAGTATGATTCGTGCGGGCGCGCTGCACCGTGCCAATGGCGGTTACTTATTGCTGGAAGCTAGCCATTTGCTCGAGCATCCTTATGCCTGGCAAGGGCTAAAACGAGCGCTGCAATCTCGCAAAATTAAGCTATCTAGCCTTGAGCAAATGCTGACTTTAACCGGTAGCTTGTCATTAGCACCTGCACCAATTGACTTGGATGTCAAAGTGGTTTTGCTGGGCGAAGCGGATTTATATTATGAGCTGTTAGAGCTTGAGCCTGAGTTTGACGCGGTATTTAAAATACGAGCTGACTTTCATGATGACATCATTCGTAATGATGCTCATGAGCTGGCGCTAGTGGCAAAAATGGCTGATATTATCGACTATGCCCATCTTTATCCCTTTAACAATGAAGCTCAGGCGGCCTTGCTTGAGCATTTAAGCTTGCAAGCTGAGGACCAAGATCGCCTAAGCTTACATAGCGATCGGCTGATTAAACTACTGCATGAGTCCAATCGTCATGCACGCTTGAAAAAGCAAGATATCGTCGATGCCAGCCATGTCGCTCAAGCTATTGCCGATATGGATGAGCGCTCGGGCTACTTGCGCGATTTATACTGGAACGAGCTCAAAACGGGTCAGCAATTGATCAACACCGAAGGACAAGCGGTCGGACAAGTGAACGCCTTGACGGTAGTCAGCTATGCCGATAGTGAGTTTGGGATGCCTGCCCGTCTAACTGCGGTTATCCAGCCTAATACTGGCACTGGCGACATTTTGGATATTGAGCGTGATGTTGATTTAGGGGGTAGCTTACACGCTAAAGGCATGCTGATTATGACCAGCTATCTACGCGCCCTCTTTAGTCAACATCATGCGCTTAATTTTAGTGCCTCTCTTGCTTTTGAGCAAAGCTATGCGCATATTGATGGCGATAGCGCTACGGTTAGTGAGGCCTGCGCCTTATTATCGGCTTTAGCTGACGTACCTATCAATCAAGCATTAGCGATTACTGGCTCTATGAATCAGTTGGGTGAAGTACAAGCGGTTGGTGGTATCAATGCCAAAATTGCGGGCTTTTTTGATGCCTGCCGCGAGCAGCAATTAACCGGTGAGCAAGGCGTAGTCATACCGATGGCCAACATCAATCAGTTGATGCTACGTGACGACATTATCGATGCCGTTGAGGCAGGACGCTTCCACGTTTACGGCGTTAGCACTCTGAGCGAAGCCTTAACTTTAATGACCGGTCTACCTGTCGATACTCTAAATGAGAAAAAAGGCAAAAAAGCCAAGAAAAAGGGGCGCTATCATAAGGACAGTCTATTCGGCAAGGTGCTACAGCGCTTGATGTTATGGGATGATGATCAAGAAGCAGCCGAAATGATGGAAGATAAAAAGAGCAAAAAAAAGTCTAAGAAGAAACGCAAGGATAAAAAGCACCAGTAA
- a CDS encoding ParB/RepB/Spo0J family partition protein, with protein MAKKRGLAANRGLDALLGSIKREKQITASALQDDKVVHEGDNTPANISIETNEDVKVNTKASTKKAQSAKSSKVEATDKRAPRKASVRNTARKSVKAPSDESGATEDQISLVQIAVTQLQAGKYQPRRDMSETALAELASSIEQHGVMQPIVIRPLLANEDKSTAEVTHEIIAGERRWRAAKMAGKSVIPAIERALSDELAIALALIENIQREDLSVIEQAAALQRFHTEFGMSHAMIADVVGKARTTVSNLLRLNQLHDAVKDHLANNALDMGHARTLLALSSEQQPIIAQKIIDGGMTVREAEKLVKSILQPTAKSNSTQQVESREAERLTQRLTDALGAQVKLKHKKDGQGSLEIFFHDQDELAALIQQLEAQRS; from the coding sequence ATGGCGAAAAAACGAGGGTTGGCTGCCAATCGAGGTTTAGATGCCTTGCTTGGGTCAATCAAAAGAGAAAAGCAAATTACCGCCTCTGCGTTGCAAGATGATAAGGTTGTGCACGAGGGCGATAATACGCCTGCAAATATCAGCATTGAAACTAATGAAGATGTCAAAGTTAATACCAAAGCTAGTACGAAAAAAGCCCAATCTGCCAAATCTAGCAAAGTCGAAGCTACCGATAAGCGTGCACCGCGTAAGGCTAGTGTTCGCAATACTGCTAGAAAAAGTGTCAAAGCTCCAAGTGATGAAAGCGGTGCCACTGAAGATCAAATCAGCTTAGTACAAATAGCTGTCACACAGTTGCAAGCAGGGAAGTACCAGCCGCGCCGAGATATGAGCGAAACTGCATTGGCGGAGCTGGCTTCTTCTATTGAGCAACACGGTGTCATGCAGCCTATTGTTATCCGTCCGCTACTAGCTAATGAAGATAAGAGCACCGCCGAGGTGACCCATGAAATCATCGCTGGTGAACGGCGCTGGCGTGCGGCAAAAATGGCGGGCAAGTCAGTCATTCCTGCTATCGAACGAGCTTTATCTGATGAGTTAGCTATAGCTCTAGCATTAATTGAAAATATCCAGCGTGAAGACTTATCTGTGATTGAGCAAGCGGCTGCTTTGCAACGTTTTCATACTGAATTTGGTATGAGCCATGCCATGATTGCTGATGTGGTTGGCAAGGCTCGAACGACGGTATCCAATTTGCTGCGTCTCAATCAGCTACATGACGCTGTCAAAGACCACTTAGCCAATAATGCCCTTGATATGGGACATGCCCGTACATTACTAGCCTTGTCATCTGAGCAGCAACCTATTATCGCCCAAAAAATAATTGATGGCGGAATGACGGTACGGGAGGCTGAAAAGCTAGTCAAATCTATCTTGCAGCCTACTGCTAAATCAAACAGCACTCAACAAGTAGAAAGCCGAGAAGCTGAGCGTCTAACCCAGCGTTTAACCGATGCATTAGGGGCTCAAGTGAAGCTCAAGCATAAAAAAGACGGGCAGGGCAGCTTG
- the rsmG gene encoding 16S rRNA (guanine(527)-N(7))-methyltransferase RsmG, with the protein MMNPTIIDPAGFVKLGAQLPALADILAQAVQSLELSLDDTQMRTLLLYLDKLLLWNKAYNLTAITDPKEALIKHVIDCLAIIPHLPKGSLLDIGTGAGLPAVIIAICQPERHCTALDSNQKKIRFIKQISSELGLDNVDPIAARIEAHEASYEIITSRAFASLIDFVTVAQSRLSKEGQLWAMKGKAPSEEELQALQKSWQINTIKLNVPRLDDSRHLIELSVKND; encoded by the coding sequence ATGATGAATCCTACTATTATAGATCCGGCAGGCTTTGTAAAGCTTGGCGCCCAGCTTCCAGCACTGGCTGATATCTTAGCGCAGGCAGTACAATCGCTGGAGTTATCGCTTGACGATACTCAAATGCGCACTTTGTTATTGTACTTAGACAAGCTTTTATTATGGAATAAAGCGTATAATTTGACTGCCATTACCGATCCAAAAGAGGCATTAATCAAGCATGTTATAGATTGTTTGGCTATTATACCGCATTTACCGAAAGGTTCGCTGCTCGATATTGGTACCGGTGCGGGACTGCCAGCTGTCATTATAGCGATTTGTCAGCCAGAGCGTCACTGCACGGCGCTCGATAGTAATCAGAAAAAGATTCGTTTTATTAAGCAAATCAGTAGCGAGCTTGGGCTCGATAATGTAGACCCCATTGCCGCACGTATCGAAGCTCATGAGGCCAGTTATGAAATTATCACTTCGCGCGCTTTTGCTAGCTTGATTGACTTTGTCACTGTCGCTCAGTCGCGGCTTAGCAAAGAAGGTCAATTATGGGCAATGAAAGGTAAAGCGCCTTCTGAGGAAGAATTGCAGGCGCTACAAAAGAGCTGGCAGATCAATACTATTAAGCTAAACGTGCCACGATTAGATGACAGTCGTCATTTGATTGAATTATCGGTTAAAAATGACTAA